Proteins encoded within one genomic window of Amycolatopsis sp. 2-15:
- a CDS encoding decaprenyl-phosphate phosphoribosyltransferase, whose product MKVETEEAAADAAASSAAVPEPATPAPASAGTNPVALLLGVIKTARPKQWVKNVLVFAAPFFAFSKATNRTELVIDALIAFVAFSLTASSVYLINDAVDVEADRAHPTKRNRPIAAGIVPVPVAYAAAVVFFLAGIAVSFTASWELAVVLGVYEAVQLGYCFGLKHQPVVDLAIVGSGFLMRSIAGGVAGGIAMSQWFLLVTAFGSLFMVAGKRYAEIMLFERTGAKIRSSLKKYSASYLRFVWATSAAILIMSYCLWAFEIRQAEHDSLWAVVSMVPFVIAVLRYAVDVDGGNAGAPDEIALRDRVLQVLGLTWVVTLFLSFYL is encoded by the coding sequence GTGAAGGTCGAGACGGAGGAAGCTGCCGCCGACGCGGCCGCGTCCTCCGCTGCCGTTCCGGAACCGGCGACCCCGGCTCCCGCTTCGGCCGGTACGAACCCCGTGGCGCTGCTGCTGGGCGTGATCAAGACTGCGCGCCCGAAGCAGTGGGTGAAGAACGTGCTGGTGTTCGCCGCGCCGTTCTTCGCGTTCTCGAAGGCGACCAACCGCACCGAGCTGGTCATCGACGCGCTGATCGCGTTCGTCGCCTTCTCGCTGACGGCCTCGTCGGTCTACCTCATCAACGACGCCGTCGACGTAGAAGCCGACCGCGCCCACCCGACGAAGCGCAACCGGCCCATCGCGGCCGGCATCGTGCCGGTGCCGGTGGCCTACGCCGCCGCGGTGGTGTTCTTCCTGGCCGGTATCGCGGTGTCGTTCACCGCGAGCTGGGAGCTGGCCGTGGTGCTCGGCGTGTATGAAGCCGTGCAGCTCGGGTACTGCTTCGGGCTCAAGCACCAGCCGGTGGTGGACCTCGCGATCGTCGGCTCGGGCTTCCTGATGCGCTCCATCGCCGGTGGGGTCGCCGGCGGGATCGCCATGTCGCAGTGGTTCCTGCTGGTCACGGCGTTCGGCTCGCTGTTCATGGTGGCGGGCAAGCGCTACGCGGAGATCATGCTGTTCGAACGCACGGGCGCGAAGATCCGGTCGTCGCTGAAGAAGTACTCGGCGAGTTACCTGCGGTTCGTGTGGGCGACGTCCGCGGCCATCCTGATCATGTCGTACTGCCTGTGGGCCTTCGAGATCCGGCAGGCGGAGCACGATTCGCTCTGGGCGGTCGTGTCGATGGTGCCGTTCGTGATCGCCGTGCTGCGGTACGCGGTGGACGTCGACGGCGGCAACGCCGGGGCGCCGGACGAGATCGCGTTGCGGGACCGGGTGCTGCAGGTGCTCGGGTTGACCTGGGTCGTGACGTTGTTCTTGTCGTTCTACCTGTGA
- a CDS encoding phosphatase PAP2 family protein, protein MLEQTAAPVDAGAPVAPPAGPATGEVAVLSQAQRFLKRPGTVQVARGMSLFGEHSAGWFALGLIGAAVDKPRRKDWLVASAGVVGAHAASIAVKRVVRRRRPDHPSVEVLVGTPSKLSFPSSHATSTTAAAVLYSGLTGRNLVPALVPPMLASRLLLGVHYPTDVLAGAALGGLVGGLIRRKLKRR, encoded by the coding sequence ATGCTTGAGCAGACCGCGGCGCCGGTTGACGCCGGCGCTCCCGTCGCTCCGCCCGCAGGCCCGGCGACCGGTGAAGTCGCCGTGTTGTCCCAGGCCCAGCGCTTCCTGAAGAGGCCGGGCACGGTGCAGGTCGCGCGCGGGATGTCGCTGTTCGGCGAGCACAGCGCGGGCTGGTTCGCGCTCGGCCTGATCGGCGCCGCGGTGGACAAGCCGCGGCGCAAGGACTGGCTCGTCGCGTCCGCCGGCGTCGTCGGCGCGCACGCCGCCTCGATCGCGGTGAAACGTGTGGTCAGGCGGCGTCGTCCGGACCACCCGAGCGTCGAGGTCCTCGTCGGCACGCCGAGCAAACTGAGCTTCCCGTCTTCGCACGCGACGTCCACGACGGCGGCGGCGGTGCTCTACTCGGGACTCACCGGGCGTAACCTGGTCCCCGCCCTCGTACCGCCGATGCTGGCCTCGCGGCTGTTGCTCGGCGTCCACTATCCGACCGACGTACTGGCCGGTGCGGCCCTGGGAGGCCTCGTCGGTGGTCTGATCCGACGGAAGCTGAAGAGACGATGA
- the glf gene encoding UDP-galactopyranose mutase — protein sequence MSEHTNPAKITEHEFAGYDLVVVGSGFFGLTVAERAAAELGKKVLVLERRSHLGGNAYSEAEPETGIEVHKYGAHLFHTSNKRVWEYVNRFTEFTGYQHRVFAKVKDQVYSFPMNLGLINQFFGKSHTPDEARELIAKQASEFQTDAAENLEEKAISLVGRPLYEAFIRGYTAKQWENDPKNLGANIITRLPVRYTFDNRYFNDTYEGLPVDGYTAWLEKMAEHENIEIRLNVDYFDVRDQIPAGTPTVYTGPLDRYFDYSAGRFTWRTVDFESEVAETGDFQGAPVVNYNDQEVPYTRIIEFRHFHPERDYPKNKTVIFREFSRFATDDDEPYYPINTPENREKLESYRELAKAEAREKNVLFGGRLGTYKYLDMHMAIGSALSMFDNKIAPHLTDGAPLDGSIDA from the coding sequence GTGAGCGAGCACACGAACCCCGCCAAGATTACTGAACACGAGTTCGCCGGCTACGACCTCGTCGTCGTCGGGTCCGGTTTCTTCGGGCTGACCGTCGCCGAGCGGGCCGCGGCCGAGCTCGGCAAGAAGGTTCTGGTGCTCGAGCGCCGGAGTCACCTCGGCGGCAACGCCTACTCCGAGGCCGAGCCCGAGACCGGCATCGAGGTGCACAAGTACGGCGCGCACCTGTTCCACACCTCGAACAAGCGCGTGTGGGAGTACGTCAACCGCTTCACCGAGTTCACCGGCTACCAGCACCGGGTGTTCGCCAAGGTCAAGGACCAGGTCTACTCGTTCCCGATGAACCTGGGCCTGATCAACCAGTTCTTCGGCAAGTCCCACACCCCGGACGAGGCCCGCGAGCTCATCGCCAAGCAGGCGTCGGAGTTCCAGACCGACGCCGCCGAGAACCTCGAGGAAAAGGCCATCTCGCTGGTCGGCCGTCCGCTGTACGAGGCGTTCATCCGCGGGTACACCGCGAAGCAGTGGGAGAACGACCCCAAGAACCTGGGCGCGAACATCATCACGCGCCTGCCGGTCCGCTACACGTTCGACAACCGGTACTTCAACGACACCTACGAGGGCCTGCCCGTCGACGGGTACACCGCGTGGCTCGAGAAGATGGCCGAGCACGAGAACATCGAGATCCGCCTGAACGTCGACTACTTCGACGTGCGCGACCAGATCCCCGCGGGCACCCCGACCGTGTACACCGGTCCGCTGGACCGCTACTTCGACTACTCGGCGGGCCGGTTCACCTGGCGCACCGTCGACTTCGAGTCCGAGGTCGCGGAGACCGGCGACTTTCAGGGCGCCCCGGTCGTGAACTACAACGACCAGGAAGTGCCCTACACCCGCATCATCGAGTTCCGCCACTTCCACCCGGAGCGGGACTACCCGAAGAACAAGACGGTCATCTTCCGGGAGTTCTCGCGCTTCGCGACGGACGACGATGAGCCGTACTACCCGATCAACACGCCGGAGAACCGCGAGAAGCTCGAGAGCTACCGCGAGCTGGCCAAGGCCGAGGCGCGCGAGAAGAACGTGCTGTTCGGCGGCCGGCTGGGCACGTACAAGTACCTCGACATGCACATGGCGATCGGCTCGGCACTGTCGATGTTCGACAACAAGATCGCGCCGCACCTCACCGACGGTGCGCCGCTCGACGGGTCGATCGATGCTTGA
- a CDS encoding DUF6541 family protein yields the protein MPAPDTLGSYLVAVVTYLAVLAIPGGLVGWAAGVRGWALAGLAPLVSYAVMGLAGPWLGDAGLPYNAGSAALCTVGLAAVTYGVRRLLMARGRLRPGAEEPPVEWSKRAHWAVAGCLVVAVGLSIAVVLSARGGTTAVFQRWDTVFHANGIRYIADTGDGSLTGMSTINWYPDGSFYPNAYHLVGALVYQISGTSVPVTLNAITMPVAGLFALSMVALIRQLGGRAVYAGCTALVAAAATTGAYESVSSGLLPYALGIVLTPLTVVALQRFLVRPGVDTGLILALTADGLLAAHSSALFGAVLFALPLAVQRWYRSLRRKRVDGVAPETPAWRVILGDVLRMLPVLVVSGVLAAPQILGAIGFTSGAYPYYSWNSNLPIPLALKLLVTFQQVLSRPQIWLTVLLALGTLTFFTLRRMRWVLLSAIGLSGFFVLVTCYGYLPWVVSLSRPWWNDRYRLMALAAIPLCLLAGHGMAELQRWIARLARSGSWVRSRPQVLARLGLVAAVVVVAAMAVLTGGFYRNANATAVSYLYYNGPEGEVTPPVSADEITAMEHLGTMGIPAQEKVLNDRMDGTAWMYAIAGVHPVAGHYDGGGRVSPDAVYLALHFRDYDTDPRVRDAARRLDVHHVLVGSGTIRKDTPIAPGLQGLDGRDFLRVDYRNPGAVIYTIVK from the coding sequence ATGCCTGCACCGGACACCTTGGGGAGCTACTTGGTAGCGGTCGTCACCTACCTGGCCGTGCTGGCGATACCCGGCGGCTTGGTGGGCTGGGCCGCCGGAGTGCGCGGCTGGGCGCTGGCCGGCCTCGCGCCGCTGGTCAGCTACGCCGTGATGGGTCTGGCCGGCCCGTGGCTCGGCGACGCCGGGCTCCCGTACAACGCCGGATCCGCCGCCCTGTGCACCGTGGGCCTGGCGGCCGTCACCTACGGCGTCCGGCGGCTGCTGATGGCCCGTGGCCGGCTCCGGCCGGGCGCGGAGGAGCCGCCGGTCGAGTGGAGCAAACGCGCGCACTGGGCCGTGGCCGGGTGCCTGGTCGTGGCCGTGGGCCTGTCGATCGCCGTGGTGCTCTCGGCTCGCGGCGGCACGACGGCCGTCTTCCAGCGCTGGGACACCGTGTTCCACGCGAACGGCATCCGCTACATCGCCGACACCGGCGACGGCTCGCTCACCGGCATGAGCACCATCAACTGGTACCCCGACGGCTCGTTCTACCCGAACGCGTATCACCTGGTCGGCGCGCTGGTCTACCAGATCTCGGGCACGAGCGTCCCGGTCACGCTCAACGCCATCACGATGCCGGTCGCGGGCCTGTTCGCGTTGTCGATGGTGGCGCTGATCCGCCAGCTCGGCGGCCGCGCGGTCTACGCGGGCTGCACGGCGCTGGTCGCGGCGGCCGCCACGACGGGGGCGTACGAGTCCGTGTCGAGCGGGCTGCTGCCGTACGCGCTGGGCATTGTGCTCACGCCGCTGACCGTGGTCGCGCTGCAGCGGTTCCTGGTGCGCCCCGGCGTCGACACGGGCCTGATCCTGGCGCTGACGGCCGACGGGCTGCTCGCGGCGCACTCGAGCGCGCTGTTCGGCGCGGTGCTGTTCGCGCTGCCGCTGGCGGTGCAGCGCTGGTACCGGTCGCTGCGGCGCAAGCGTGTGGACGGCGTGGCTCCCGAGACGCCGGCGTGGCGCGTGATCCTGGGCGACGTGCTGCGGATGCTGCCGGTGCTGGTGGTCAGCGGCGTGCTGGCGGCGCCGCAGATCCTGGGCGCGATCGGGTTCACCTCCGGCGCGTACCCGTACTACTCGTGGAACTCGAACCTGCCGATCCCGCTGGCGCTGAAGCTGCTCGTGACGTTCCAGCAGGTGCTCAGCCGGCCACAGATCTGGCTGACGGTGCTGCTCGCGCTGGGCACGCTCACGTTTTTCACGCTGCGGCGCATGCGCTGGGTGCTGCTCTCGGCGATCGGCCTTTCGGGATTCTTCGTGCTGGTCACCTGCTACGGCTACCTGCCGTGGGTGGTGTCGCTGTCGCGGCCGTGGTGGAACGACCGCTACCGGCTGATGGCGCTGGCCGCGATCCCGCTGTGCCTGCTTGCGGGCCACGGCATGGCGGAGCTGCAGCGGTGGATCGCGCGCCTGGCCCGCAGCGGCTCGTGGGTGCGCTCGCGACCGCAGGTGCTGGCGCGGCTCGGCCTGGTGGCGGCCGTGGTCGTGGTGGCCGCGATGGCCGTGCTGACCGGCGGGTTCTACCGCAACGCGAACGCGACGGCCGTGTCGTACCTGTACTACAACGGGCCCGAGGGCGAGGTGACGCCGCCGGTGAGCGCCGACGAGATCACCGCCATGGAACACCTCGGCACCATGGGGATCCCCGCGCAGGAGAAGGTGCTCAACGACCGCATGGACGGCACCGCGTGGATGTACGCGATCGCCGGCGTGCACCCGGTGGCCGGCCACTACGACGGCGGTGGCCGCGTGTCACCCGACGCCGTGTACCTGGCCCTGCACTTCCGCGACTACGACACGGACCCGCGCGTGCGCGACGCCGCGCGGCGGCTCGACGTGCACCACGTGCTGGTGGGCAGCGGCACGATCCGGAAGGACACGCCGATCGCGCCCGGGCTGCAGGGGCTGGACGGGCGCGATTTCCTGCGGGTCGACTACCGGAATCCCGGTGCGGTGATCTACACGATCGTGAAGTGA
- a CDS encoding LLM class flavin-dependent oxidoreductase, with protein sequence MRAGIVILPEDRWWAAEPKWRAAEEYGFDHAWTYDHLGWRSLVDGPWFSAVPTLTAAAMVTSTIRLGTFVASPVARHPVPFARELITLDDVSDGRFVLGVGAGVDAKNYDVQVLGGPDYTPKQRADRFTEFVESLDGLLMTDRFDFEGEYYQAHGARNLPGTVQRPRLPFVVAANGPRTMTLAARFGAGWATTGRGGATTDEWWQGIAELSRVFDERLDAAGRERDSVHRYLSLDAAPVFSLSSVEAFREAVERSRELGFTDVIAHWPRSSGPYEGHESVLEQVVENVLPTLKDS encoded by the coding sequence GTGCGAGCAGGCATCGTGATCCTTCCGGAAGATCGTTGGTGGGCGGCCGAGCCCAAGTGGCGGGCCGCCGAGGAGTACGGCTTCGACCACGCGTGGACATACGACCACCTGGGCTGGAGATCCCTGGTCGACGGCCCGTGGTTCTCCGCCGTGCCCACCCTCACGGCCGCCGCCATGGTCACGTCCACCATCCGGCTGGGCACGTTCGTCGCCTCGCCCGTGGCGCGGCACCCGGTGCCGTTCGCGCGCGAGCTGATCACCCTCGACGACGTGTCCGACGGCCGTTTCGTGCTGGGCGTCGGCGCCGGGGTGGACGCGAAGAACTACGACGTGCAGGTGCTCGGAGGCCCTGACTACACGCCGAAGCAGCGCGCGGACCGCTTCACCGAGTTCGTCGAGTCGCTCGACGGCCTGCTGATGACCGACCGCTTCGACTTCGAGGGCGAGTACTACCAGGCCCACGGCGCCCGCAACCTCCCCGGCACCGTGCAGCGGCCACGGCTGCCGTTCGTCGTAGCGGCCAACGGGCCGCGCACGATGACGCTGGCCGCCCGCTTCGGCGCCGGCTGGGCCACCACCGGCCGCGGCGGCGCGACCACCGACGAGTGGTGGCAGGGCATCGCCGAGCTCAGCCGCGTGTTCGACGAGCGGCTCGACGCCGCCGGCCGTGAACGCGACTCCGTGCACCGCTACCTGAGCCTCGACGCGGCGCCGGTCTTCTCGCTGAGCAGCGTCGAAGCCTTCCGTGAAGCCGTCGAACGCTCCCGCGAGCTGGGTTTCACCGACGTCATCGCGCACTGGCCGCGTTCGAGCGGCCCGTACGAGGGCCACGAGTCCGTGCTGGAGCAGGTCGTGGAGAACGTGCTGCCCACGCTCAAGGACAGCTAG
- a CDS encoding HAD family hydrolase — protein sequence MIASDVDGTLLGPTEVPSARTTEVVQRVRADGVPFVLCTGRPPRWIPPIAGPLGLTGFAVCANGAVLLDIATSSVVAVHGLLEPTLLHDLASALDKALPGCRLAAERISTDVRSFVIEPEYRNPWGDGEGRTAPRAEVLGHSAIKLLISHRGLGSEEMASAARAVLDGAVDITYSSSGGLIELSAHGVTKATGLADVAERFSVPAERVIAFGDMPNDVEMLQWAGHGVAMANGHRAVLEVADEVTGPAAEDGVAQVLERWF from the coding sequence TTGATCGCGTCCGACGTCGACGGCACCCTGCTCGGCCCCACCGAGGTCCCTTCCGCCCGCACGACCGAGGTCGTGCAGCGGGTGCGCGCCGACGGAGTCCCCTTTGTGCTGTGCACCGGCCGGCCGCCGCGGTGGATCCCGCCGATCGCGGGCCCGCTGGGGCTGACGGGATTTGCGGTGTGTGCGAACGGCGCGGTGCTGCTGGATATCGCCACTTCGTCGGTCGTGGCAGTGCACGGGTTGCTGGAGCCGACCCTGCTGCACGATCTGGCTTCGGCGCTGGACAAGGCCCTGCCGGGATGCCGGCTGGCCGCCGAGCGGATCAGCACGGACGTTCGGAGCTTCGTGATCGAGCCCGAGTACCGCAACCCGTGGGGCGACGGCGAGGGCCGGACCGCGCCGCGCGCCGAGGTTTTGGGGCATTCGGCGATCAAGCTGCTGATCAGCCACCGAGGCCTCGGGTCGGAGGAAATGGCGTCGGCGGCGCGGGCGGTGCTCGATGGGGCGGTGGACATCACGTACTCGTCGTCGGGCGGGTTGATCGAGCTGTCGGCGCACGGGGTCACGAAGGCGACTGGGTTGGCGGATGTCGCTGAGCGGTTTTCGGTGCCGGCGGAGCGGGTGATCGCTTTCGGTGACATGCCGAACGACGTGGAGATGCTGCAGTGGGCCGGGCACGGGGTGGCGATGGCGAACGGTCACCGCGCGGTGCTGGAAGTGGCGGACGAGGTGACGGGGCCGGCTGCGGAGGATGGGGTGGCGCAGGTTTTGGAGCGGTGGTTTTAG
- a CDS encoding lysophospholipid acyltransferase family protein, with the protein MADFVYPPVLVAARTMFRVLDNRIRIEGAQHVPARGGAVIACTHVSYLDFIYCGLGARPAKRLVRFMAKHEIFANRVAGPLMRGMHHIPVDRSAGQASYDEAVARLRAGEVVGVFPEATISRSFTVKALKTGAVRMAAEAGVPIVPMALWGTQRLWTKGQPKNLARRHVPISILLGAPLHPALGDDCEAGTAELRSRLSELLGRAQADYPESPTPSERWWLPAHLGGTAPTPEDAAALDARPATRD; encoded by the coding sequence ATGGCTGACTTCGTGTACCCGCCCGTGCTGGTTGCCGCGCGGACGATGTTCCGGGTGCTGGACAACCGCATCCGCATCGAGGGCGCGCAGCACGTGCCGGCGCGCGGCGGGGCGGTGATCGCGTGCACGCACGTCAGCTACCTGGACTTCATCTATTGCGGCCTGGGCGCCCGGCCGGCCAAGCGGCTGGTGCGGTTCATGGCCAAGCACGAGATCTTCGCCAACCGCGTGGCGGGACCGTTGATGCGGGGGATGCACCACATTCCCGTCGACCGGTCCGCCGGCCAGGCTTCATACGACGAGGCCGTGGCTCGGCTTCGCGCGGGGGAGGTCGTCGGCGTGTTCCCGGAGGCGACGATCAGCCGTTCGTTCACGGTGAAGGCCTTGAAGACGGGTGCCGTGCGGATGGCCGCGGAGGCCGGGGTGCCCATCGTGCCGATGGCGCTGTGGGGCACCCAGCGCCTGTGGACCAAGGGCCAGCCCAAGAACCTCGCTCGGCGCCACGTGCCCATCTCGATCCTGCTCGGCGCCCCGCTGCACCCCGCCCTCGGCGACGACTGCGAGGCGGGAACCGCCGAACTCCGCTCTCGCCTGTCGGAGCTTCTCGGCCGCGCCCAGGCGGACTACCCGGAATCCCCCACGCCCTCCGAACGCTGGTGGCTCCCCGCCCACCTCGGCGGCACCGCCCCCACGCCGGAGGACGCCGCCGCTTTGGATGCCCGCCCTGCCACTCGGGACTGA
- a CDS encoding DUF6541 family protein has translation MPSEPTLLSDVASLAVLLLVLGLPGVLTGLAAGLRGWVLAGLTPLLSYAIAGLAGPWTAAMGLPFNTLTFCVTTVVFVAVAFGLRRLTVRRWPPVAEPRVWSARGQWGVIVCLLLATALGFYAAVRGMGHLGAIAQGGDAPYAANGVRYIATTGDGSLFGMGTLNWYGDGKPPFYPNAYHLLAALQYTLSGGSIPQTLDVNTVLLPGLLALSLVVLVREFRGRAVLAGAAALTSVAPVMSMYESMSRGPLYPFLLGLALTPLAAVVLRRYLDRVAPDTGFLLLVCAVGLLCIHSSTLFGAVLFAGPLLLQRWVSPGARWRRFGRDLLALLPIAVASVLVAWLQLFGALGLASGDLPYLGWPSEWRATNAIGALLGFQHWEPHPQLWLSAALLLGFVFFRRLGDLRWVGVTALISGLAYAAVSSSNAPLVMALARPWWDDPYRFISMAIVPLAFIAGHGVASLQAWVSEHLPPRVPAVILAVLVLLGFVGVTKGLYATTNGDRLAVGYRSPDPRNQNITPGEEAGMVELGHLVPAGEWVMNDRLDGSVWTYALSGVRTVAAHDDGTAPPSDALLLARHFKEYETNPQVRAAVARLNIHWVFLGKAAAPPDPPYTSPGLVGIAELPFLQQVYRNSDAVIYRIKR, from the coding sequence TTGCCGAGCGAACCCACGCTGCTGTCCGATGTGGCGAGTCTTGCCGTCCTGCTGCTCGTGCTCGGCCTCCCAGGGGTGCTCACCGGCCTCGCCGCGGGCCTGCGTGGCTGGGTGCTCGCCGGGCTCACGCCGCTGCTGAGCTACGCGATCGCCGGCCTCGCGGGGCCGTGGACCGCGGCGATGGGGCTGCCGTTCAACACGCTCACGTTCTGCGTGACCACTGTGGTCTTCGTGGCGGTCGCGTTCGGACTGAGGCGGCTGACGGTGCGGCGGTGGCCCCCTGTGGCGGAACCGCGGGTGTGGTCCGCGCGCGGGCAGTGGGGCGTGATCGTGTGCCTGCTGCTGGCGACCGCACTCGGGTTCTACGCCGCCGTGCGCGGTATGGGCCACCTAGGCGCGATCGCGCAGGGCGGCGACGCGCCGTATGCGGCCAACGGCGTGCGCTACATCGCGACCACCGGCGACGGCAGCCTGTTCGGCATGGGCACGCTCAACTGGTACGGCGACGGCAAGCCACCGTTCTACCCCAACGCGTACCACCTGCTCGCGGCCCTCCAGTACACGCTCAGCGGCGGATCGATCCCGCAGACGCTCGACGTGAACACCGTGCTGCTACCGGGGCTTTTGGCTCTGTCGCTGGTCGTGCTGGTCCGCGAGTTCCGCGGCCGCGCGGTGCTGGCCGGCGCCGCGGCTCTCACGTCGGTGGCGCCGGTGATGAGCATGTACGAGTCGATGAGCCGCGGGCCGCTGTACCCGTTCTTGCTGGGGCTGGCACTCACGCCGCTGGCAGCCGTGGTGCTGCGGCGCTACCTCGATCGCGTCGCGCCGGACACGGGTTTCCTGCTGCTCGTGTGCGCCGTCGGGCTGTTGTGCATCCACTCGTCGACGTTGTTCGGTGCGGTCCTGTTCGCCGGGCCACTGCTGCTTCAGCGCTGGGTTTCGCCCGGCGCGCGCTGGCGGCGGTTCGGCCGCGACTTGCTCGCACTGCTGCCGATCGCGGTGGCCTCCGTGCTGGTGGCGTGGCTGCAGCTGTTCGGCGCCCTCGGCCTGGCCAGCGGCGACCTGCCCTACCTCGGCTGGCCGAGTGAGTGGCGCGCGACCAACGCGATCGGCGCGTTGCTCGGGTTCCAGCACTGGGAGCCGCACCCGCAGCTGTGGCTCTCGGCCGCGCTGCTCCTGGGCTTCGTCTTCTTCCGCCGCCTCGGTGACCTGCGGTGGGTCGGCGTGACGGCGCTGATCAGCGGCCTCGCGTACGCCGCCGTCTCATCGTCGAACGCGCCGCTGGTGATGGCGTTGGCCCGGCCGTGGTGGGACGACCCGTACCGGTTCATCTCCATGGCGATCGTGCCGTTGGCGTTCATCGCGGGCCACGGTGTCGCGTCGCTGCAGGCGTGGGTCAGTGAGCACCTGCCGCCGCGCGTACCCGCGGTGATTCTGGCGGTTCTGGTGCTGCTGGGCTTCGTGGGCGTCACGAAGGGCCTGTACGCGACCACGAACGGCGATCGGCTCGCGGTGGGTTACCGCTCCCCCGACCCCCGCAACCAGAACATCACGCCGGGCGAGGAAGCCGGGATGGTCGAGCTCGGCCACCTCGTGCCCGCGGGCGAGTGGGTCATGAACGACCGGCTCGACGGCTCGGTCTGGACCTACGCGCTCTCGGGTGTCCGCACGGTCGCCGCCCACGACGACGGCACCGCGCCGCCCTCGGACGCCCTGCTGCTGGCCCGTCACTTCAAGGAGTACGAGACGAACCCGCAGGTCCGCGCCGCCGTGGCCCGGTTGAACATCCACTGGGTGTTCCTGGGCAAGGCGGCGGCGCCGCCGGACCCGCCGTACACGTCGCCTGGCCTCGTGGGGATCGCCGAGCTGCCGTTCTTGCAGCAGGTGTACCGAAATTCGGACGCGGTGATCTACCGGATCAAGCGCTGA
- a CDS encoding lysylphosphatidylglycerol synthase transmembrane domain-containing protein: MTTVRTPEEDSPAASKPKKAAKSTKAKILDVARWLAIVLVVVFAAKALTDNWTEFWHTLSDVAWQSSVLSLVALVLAIMVSTWGWQVLVDDLGKPVGYIRGAQICLVGSLGKYVPGSVWAYLLQMELGRKAGLARARIFTGSLIQLGVGVVSALVVSLLAAPAVFSNSPRAMWLFVLIPVGLALLHPRVLTWGTSLVLRLLRRPPLERPLSWGVVLKTFGASTLAWVLQGVHLWLLANSVGAPGFNGFVLCVGAMAVAMTVGTFAFILPSGIGVREVAQVAVLTASGLTVGQATAFAVASRVMFTVADLLTAGGTAGGAWLAGRRLKVAAG; encoded by the coding sequence GTGACGACCGTTCGAACGCCTGAGGAGGACTCGCCGGCTGCATCGAAGCCGAAGAAGGCGGCGAAGTCGACCAAGGCCAAGATCCTCGACGTGGCGCGGTGGCTCGCGATCGTGCTCGTGGTGGTCTTCGCGGCCAAGGCGCTCACCGACAACTGGACCGAGTTCTGGCACACGCTGTCCGATGTGGCCTGGCAGTCGTCGGTGCTCAGCCTCGTCGCGCTCGTACTGGCGATCATGGTGTCGACCTGGGGCTGGCAGGTTCTGGTCGACGACCTCGGCAAACCCGTCGGCTACATCCGCGGCGCGCAGATCTGCCTGGTCGGCTCGCTCGGCAAATACGTGCCGGGTTCCGTGTGGGCGTACCTGCTGCAGATGGAGCTCGGCCGAAAGGCCGGACTCGCCCGGGCCCGCATTTTCACGGGCTCGCTGATCCAGCTCGGCGTCGGCGTCGTGTCGGCGCTGGTCGTGTCGCTGCTGGCCGCGCCGGCGGTGTTCAGCAACAGCCCCCGTGCGATGTGGCTGTTCGTGCTGATTCCCGTCGGTTTGGCGCTGCTGCACCCGCGCGTGCTGACCTGGGGCACCTCACTGGTGCTTCGCTTGCTCCGCCGTCCGCCCCTCGAACGCCCCCTGAGCTGGGGTGTCGTGCTCAAGACCTTCGGCGCCTCGACGCTGGCCTGGGTCCTGCAGGGCGTTCACCTGTGGCTCCTGGCCAACTCCGTCGGCGCGCCGGGCTTCAACGGCTTCGTGCTCTGCGTCGGCGCCATGGCCGTCGCGATGACCGTGGGCACCTTCGCCTTCATCCTGCCCAGCGGCATCGGCGTGCGCGAGGTGGCCCAGGTCGCCGTCCTCACGGCCAGCGGCCTCACCGTCGGCCAGGCCACCGCCTTCGCCGTGGCCTCGCGGGTCATGTTCACCGTCGCGGACCTGCTCACGGCAGGCGGCACCGCGGGTGGCGCCTGGCTGGCCGGTCGCCGCCTGAAGGTCGCCGCCGGCTGA